TTCCAACACTTCCAATCTATCTCTGTCGAGTTAGATTATCAGTGAAAACTGGGGAATTTTAAACCGTTATTATTGAGGATTTTAACACCGATATTCACAGTGACGAAGCAACGATCGAAAACATAGCTAGGCGATTTAAACAAGCGCCTGAACAAATCAAAGACGCTTTTCGAATCGAAGCAAAAAATGGCACCATCGAGTCTTTTGCCTTGCTCGCATGGATGGTGACAGCGAAAAAACCTGTAGATATAAAAAAGGAACCGTGAAAAGGAAAAGACATGTTATAGTAAAAGAAAATCTCGCCGTCCCTTAGAAAGAATAAGCAGCGCACCTTAAATTGTGGATAAGTCGTTGCTCACCCTCATAAAATCAGGTACAATGTGAACGGAAGCAAGTGTGGATAACAAAAAGAGGAGGCGCGACCATTGCCGATTCGTGACATCCAAGTGTGCCAGGAGCATGTCGAACTGGCTTTAGATATGATTGTAGATGAATATGAGACCGCGCCGTCAATTCAACCAGTATCAGAAGACGGAAGCTGCGAATTTTGTCGATTAAACGCACAGTACGTGGTGTCGAACCGTCCGGACATTTAAGTTGTGGATAAAATCTGTGGGTATGTGGATAACTTTTGTGGACGCCCTGTTGATAAGGAGAGTATAACCTGTGGATATTTCAATTGTAGCTGTAGGGAAATTAAAGGAAAAATACTTAAAGCAAGGCATTGACGAATATGTGAAACGCTTACAGCCATTTGCAAAAATCCATATCATCGAAGTGGCCGACGAAAAAGCATCCGAAAAACTGAGTGCCCAAGAAGAAGAACAAGTCAAAGCAAAAGAAGGTGAGCGCCTCCTGGCTAAAATCCCAGCAGACGCTCACCTCATTTTGCTTGACCTCGACGGCCAGCAGCTCACCTCCGAAGCCTTTTCCGAAAAATTAGACACCCTCGCCACCTATGGCAAAAGCAAAATCGCCTTCGCCATCGGCGGCTCCCTCGGCCTCAGCCCTGCCGTCCGCCAGCGCGCCAATCTCAAGCTCAGCCTCTCCAAAATGACCTTACCCCACCAACTCGCCCGCCTCGTCCTCATTGAACAGGTGTATCGGGCGTTTAAGATTATGCGGGGCGGGGCTTATCACAAATAGTGGTAAAGCAGAGAGTTGAAGTTGCGCTTGATAAAGAGTGGCTAGAAAAGTTGTGATTACTGGTATTTCGTTTAATTTATATCATTTTACTTGGAGATTCAACTTTTTAAAATAGGGTTTTAAAGAGTACCTAGTGAATAGGCAGTAGAGCAAAAATGCTCTGCTGCTTTTTGGTATTATAGAAATATATTCATATTTAGTGAGGCAAGGAGGGTAATTATGAGTTTAGATCGATATCGGATAGAAAGAGCAGTATTGTTTAGAGTACGGGGAATAGAAAAAATTAATTCAATCGAGAGTGGTGTAGGAACTATTTCTCTTTTTGTGGGTAATAAAGAGGGACAAGCCACTGAAGAAATGATTGATTTGACTAAACAAATTGTTGAGAAGAACAGACCAATAGGAACAAGGGTTTTAGTTGAACCTTTTTCAAAATCACCTTTTCAAAACAAGGGATTATATGAACTACCAAATGAAATAAGAAATGCACATATTTCTTCGTTAACTCATTCAGATATAGAGTTTTTAGTTAAAAATTGTGTTCCAAATGTAGTTTATTTTGATTCTAAAACTGTAAAAGGTGGGGTGATAGATGTATTTGTTGCAGATATTAACCTTGAAGCAGATGTACAAATGCTTGATAAGACTCAAAAGGTATTGAATGATGTTTTTCATTCTGATGTAACTATTTCTGTATCACTAGCGTTACATTAATTAAAAGTAGTAATTCAAAATACTAAAAATGTTCAATGTTTATTTGTTTTGCCAACAAAAAATCCTTTACAATGGAAATGTCAGGTGGTTCCTGTCCAAATCCAACGCAAAGGATCATCAACTATGGACAAGAATACACTACTTTCATCATTTGGTAAATGGGTATCTCCCATAAACACGAAAAGAATGACTGAACAAGTCGAATATCTTAAACAGGATAACTACACCAAGAAACTAACGACAGAAGCGTATATCAAGCTCTTACTGTTTGCCCAGTTGCACGAACTGGAGAGTCTGCATGCAATCAGCGATGCTCTATTGGATGAAGACCTTCAAATAACACTAGGATTTGAATCCATCAGTGCGTCCTCTCCCGGAAGAACAATGATCTGGATCCGACAATTCTTTCAACACTGTTTCTTGATCTTGTAAGAAAGATTCAAGAATTTCGCCAGTCTTGTATAAGGAACTTGCCACTTAAAATCATTGACTCAAGCACGCTTCCACTCAATTTGACGAATTACAAATGGGCAAAATTCAGGAAGACTAAAGCAGGCGTTAAGCTTCATTTACGGCTTGTCTTCATGGATAAGGATACCGTATATCCAGAAAAGGCAGTCATTACATCAGCGAAAGAACATGATAGAAACCAATTATGCTCGTAGATGACAAGGAAGCCATGTATGTGTTTGACCGTGGTTATGTCGACTACGAACGCTTCGATCGCATGACAGATGATGGACATTTCTTCGTTTCCAGATTGAAGAAGAATGCCGTCATTCGTGAGGTGGAATCCTTCTCGCTGCCTGAAGACAGCACAGTATTATCTGACAAAATGGTTTATATCGGCACGACACAAAGCCGGGCAGAGAACCTTTTTCGTTTGCTGGATGTGATGGATACCAAAGGGAATGTTCTTCGGCTAATAACTAACCGGTTTGACTTGAAAGCGGACGAAATTAGTGAAGTATACCGTTCACGCTGGGCTATTGAACTATTTTTCAAATGGCTTAAGCAGCATGTGGTGATCAAACATTTTTATGGCATGAGTGAAACCGCGATCCAAAATCAAATTTACCTAGCGCTAAGCACCTATTGTCTGCACGTACTCATATAGCTGGAGATCGGAAGCAAGAAAACACTGCTTCGGATCAGTTGCTGGCTAAAAGCTGCCATTTGGAAGCCAGCTTACGTATGGATTCGGCGTTTTGAAGAGAAGACTTAGCGAATGGCTTGTTGTCGCTCCTGTTGCCTAAATGTATATATTTACCAAAATGGACAGTGCCACCTTTGCTTAAGCTTTCCCTTTTTGGCACTTTTCCATGACGATATATTTACTGAGTATTCAAACACTATTTATGCAACGCTAGTGATTCATAATAGAAGAAATAATAGTTAAAACAATAATAATTGATTAACTTTAAGAAGTGAAGGAAAGGCGGATGGTGATGTATAGGTTTAGAACTGTGTCAAACTTAATCGGAGAATTTCAAGAGTTACAAAAACAGCAAATATACTTTGCACACCCTGAACAACTAAATGATCCAATGGAAGGAATGCGTCGATATTTCTGGCGGGGAGACGAAATTGTATGGAGAAATTTGCTAAAGCATTATCTTCTATGCTTAGAGCATGTAGTTACACTGGCAAGATTAACTGAAGAAAATGAACAGATAACAAAAGACGACATTCCAATCTATAAAAGTTTAGAAAATTTGCCAACAGATTTATATAGGGAACGTATTCAGGAAGTATACGAAGTATTCTTTTCCAATCGTTTTGTTCAATCCTATCTAAGTTTTATCATCAAAAATCCATACAAAATTTATTCGGAAGAGCTGTATGTTCATTTAAAATTTTTATTTAGATACGCATTAAATGCTGTTTTTGAAGTAGATGCTAAACATGGATTTATTCCAACATCAGGAGATATTAATGAATTAAAAAGTGATAATGAGCAGGCAGATGCTTTCTTTACGATTTGGGAAAAAATAAGTGAATTACCTGACGGTCAGGAAATGTATGAACATTTAATGAAAGCAGTGCATGAAGTAATGAAAGAGATGGATTTTCAACATGTCATTAAATTAAATAGTTCAATTAAAATGCAAAATATATGTGTTGAATTTCCACAGATGTATATAGAAGCGATAAAAGCCTTAACTTATCCAGAAGCGTATATAGCTTGCTTTATGGATAATTGTACAAATTCGTCTATTTGGGGGACTTATGGGGATAATCATAGGGGGGTTTGTTTAAAGTACAAAATAAAAGACCAAGAAAAACCTACACTAAAATTAAAAACAATTACAGGATTTTCATCATCAGGAAATACATATGGAACAGTAGAGTTTCCATTAAAAAAGATGATTTACTCCAATGAATTTGACGAATTAGATTTCTTTAGAAATATTGGAAGACTACCAGTCGGTCATTTAGAAAGACAATGGTATACAAATGAAAAAGGGGAGCGAAGTATTTGTAGTGAACATTTGTTTTCATATGAAGAAGAATGGAGGGTTAGGCACTGGGAGTCCTTCGAAACAGCTTATTTGAATAAGTTACCTGCGTGGTCACACGAGAGGGAATATCGTATAATCTTGAGTAGTGTTCTTGAAATGTTCAGTGAATCAAAAGATAGACTGCTCGAATACAATTTCGAGGTTTTAGAAGCTATTATATTTGGAATTAACACACCAAAAGAAGATAGAATAAAGATTATCGATATAGTAAATGAGAAGTGTAAAAAAGAAGGTAGAAAACAGTTTGATTTTTACGAAATGGCATATTCAAATAAAAAA
This sequence is a window from Litoribacterium kuwaitense. Protein-coding genes within it:
- a CDS encoding CxxH/CxxC protein; protein product: MPIRDIQVCQEHVELALDMIVDEYETAPSIQPVSEDGSCEFCRLNAQYVVSNRPDI
- the rlmH gene encoding 23S rRNA (pseudouridine(1915)-N(3))-methyltransferase RlmH; translation: MDISIVAVGKLKEKYLKQGIDEYVKRLQPFAKIHIIEVADEKASEKLSAQEEEQVKAKEGERLLAKIPADAHLILLDLDGQQLTSEAFSEKLDTLATYGKSKIAFAIGGSLGLSPAVRQRANLKLSLSKMTLPHQLARLVLIEQVYRAFKIMRGGAYHK
- a CDS encoding DUF2971 domain-containing protein, which encodes MYRFRTVSNLIGEFQELQKQQIYFAHPEQLNDPMEGMRRYFWRGDEIVWRNLLKHYLLCLEHVVTLARLTEENEQITKDDIPIYKSLENLPTDLYRERIQEVYEVFFSNRFVQSYLSFIIKNPYKIYSEELYVHLKFLFRYALNAVFEVDAKHGFIPTSGDINELKSDNEQADAFFTIWEKISELPDGQEMYEHLMKAVHEVMKEMDFQHVIKLNSSIKMQNICVEFPQMYIEAIKALTYPEAYIACFMDNCTNSSIWGTYGDNHRGVCLKYKIKDQEKPTLKLKTITGFSSSGNTYGTVEFPLKKMIYSNEFDELDFFRNIGRLPVGHLERQWYTNEKGERSICSEHLFSYEEEWRVRHWESFETAYLNKLPAWSHEREYRIILSSVLEMFSESKDRLLEYNFEVLEAIIFGINTPKEDRIKIIDIVNEKCKKEGRKQFDFYEMAYSNKKQEMDTRKILSLKL